One segment of Macrotis lagotis isolate mMagLag1 chromosome 1, bilby.v1.9.chrom.fasta, whole genome shotgun sequence DNA contains the following:
- the LOC141509832 gene encoding uncharacterized protein LOC141509832, whose amino-acid sequence MGTEGDASGERECGDCDRGQIGTSSLAHPTEDPGLSLERSMESQAMTSDNLKIQSQVSVTFKDVAVDFTQEEWCLLDPSQKGLYKNIMLETLQHLLYLGIPVPRTDVISQLDQGKAPWMMDQEDQRKSYLDKKTAPWTKELSPKLNIFCDFNLKESWHCGAKFKKRHYNWGSHSKQLKMILRKTPGEERDVNYNKFKKNFTQESTLSVQSKVPIGKICHEYDKSQRSFREYADLIQCKTFTSRNGHSKYNKYGDCFKEKIELIQCQEKHVGVKDFQDNHCNKAFNLIPDFISHQKNPPGEIPSKCNEDGTGFIHHLSLSLHQKTPIREKLLECNQCGNAYFQRVELIKTQKIHRPEKSCKCNKFGKVFPQELPLISPQRIHSGEKPYKCNHCAKVFRKPSQLTVHQRIHTGEKPYKCNECGKDFRWRANFIIHERIHTGKKPYICNQCGNVFQKPCNLAEHLKIHTGEKPYKCNECGKAFIQRAKLIVHERIHTREKPYKCNHCGKAFRQSSHLAVHQMIHTGEKPYTCNECGKTFRQSSSLMAHHRIHSGEKPYTCNECGKAFRQRSSLMAHHRIHSGEKPFKCNECEKAFSQKSSLMAHYRIHSGENPYMCNECGKSFSWSANLVAHQRIHTGEKPYKCHECGKTFTRKSFLTVHERIHTGRKPCESM is encoded by the exons ATGGGCACTGAAGGCGATGCCTCCGGGGAAAGAGAGTGTGGGGATTGTGACAGAGGTCAAATAGGAACTTCTTCCCTGG CTCATCCCACTGAGGATCCAGGCTTGTCACTAGAGAGGAGCATGGAGTCCCAAGCAATGACCTCAGACAACCTAAAAATACAATCCCAG GTATCagtgacattcaaggatgtggctgtAGATTTCACCCAAGAGGAGTGGTGCCTCCTGGATCCTTCTCAGAAGGGTCTCTACAAGAATATCATGCTGGAGACATTGCAGCACTTGCTCTATCTGG GTATTCCAGTTCCCAGAACAGATGTGATTTCCCAGTTGGACCAAGGGAAAGCACCATGGATGATGGATCAAGAAGACCAAAGGAAATCCTATCTAG ATAAGAAAACTGCACCTTGGACcaaggagctctctccaaaactGAACATTTTCTGTGACTTCAATTTGAAAGAATCCTGGCATTGTGGTGCCAAGTTTAAAAAGAGGCACTACAACTGGGGGAGTCActctaaacaattaaaaatgatcCTCAGGAAAACTCCAGGTGAAGAGAGAGATGTTAACTATAATAAATTTAAGAAGAATTTTACTCAAGAGTCAACTCTTTCTGTCCAATCGAAAGTCCCCATAGGAAAGATTTGCCATGAATATGACAAAAGTCAAAGGAGCTTCAGAGAATATGCAGACCTAATCCAATGTAAGACATTCACCTCAAGGAATGGACATTCCAAATATAACAAATATGGGGActgttttaaagagaaaatagagcTCATTCAGTGCCAGGAGAAGCATGTGGGAGTGAAGGATTTTCAGGATAATCACTGTAATAAAGCTTTCAATTTGATTCCAGACTTCATTAGTCATCAGAAAAATCCTCCTGGAGAAATACCTTCTAAATGTAATGAAGATGGCACGGGCTTCATCCATCATTTGTCTCTTAGTTTACATCAGAAAACTCCTATTAGAGAGAAGTTGcttgaatgtaatcagtgtgggaaTGCCTATTTTCAAAGGGTAGAGCttataaaaactcaaaaaattcaTAGACCAGAAAAATCTTGTAAATGCAATAAATTTGGGAAGGTCTTTCCCCAGGAATTACCACTTATTTCACCTCAGAGAATTCATTCTGGAGAGAAGCCTTACAAATGTAATCATTGTGCAAAAGTTTTCAGAAAACCTTCCCAACTCACAgttcatcagagaattcacactggagagaagccctaTAAATGTAATGAGTGTGGGAAGGACTTCAGATGGAGGGCAAACTTTATCATACATGAGAGGATTCACACTGGAAAGAAACCTTACATTTGTAACCaatgtggaaatgttttccaAAAGCCCTGCAATCTTGCTGAACATTTGaagattcatactggagagaagccctataaatgtaatgaatgtgggaaagccttcattCAGAGGGCAAAGCTTATTGTTCATGAGCGAATTCATACTAGAGAGAAACCGTACAAATGTAATCattgtggaaaggctttcagacAGTCTTCCCATCTTGCTGTGCATCAAATGATTCATACGGGAGAAAAACCTTATacatgtaatgaatgtggaaaaacctTCAGACAGAGCTCATCCCTAATGGCTCATCACAGGATTCATTCTGGAGAGAAGCCCTATacatgtaatgaatgtggaaaggccttCCGACAAAGATCATCCCTTATGGCCCATCATAGgattcattctggagagaaaccctttaaatgtaatgaatgtgagaAAGCCTTCAGCCAGAAGTCATCCCTTATGGCCCATTATAGGATTCATTCTGGAGAGAATCCCTATATGTGTAATGAATGCGGGAAATCCTTCAGTTGGAGTGCAAACCTCGTTGCACATCAGaggattcatactggagagaaaccctataaaTGTCATGAATGCGGAAAGACCTTTACGCGGAAGTCTTTTCTTACCGTACAtgagagaattcatactggacgGAAACCTTGTGAATCTATGTga